Proteins encoded within one genomic window of Haladaptatus sp. QDMS2:
- a CDS encoding sugar porter family MFS transporter, whose protein sequence is MSTEHGGQSTSGPNRRFVFVAAGLAALNGLLFGFDTGVISGAFLYIKDAFVMSSFVESVVVSGALVGAVIGAAVGGRLADRIGRRLLIIVGAVVFFLGSFIMAVAPTVEILIAGRIIDGIAIGFASMVGPLYIAEISPPKIRGSLVSLNQLAITTGILVSYFVNYAFTDGPILALAQDVLGAAGWRWMLGAGMVPAVVLGVAMMWMPESPRWLVEEGREREAKSVLARTRGDENVEAELEQIQETARKQASTGLSDLVEPWIRPALVVGIGLAAFQQVTGINTVIYYAPTILESTGFDSSASILATVGIGVVNVVMTIVAVLLMDRAGRRPLLLVGLGGMTLTLAGLGLAFFLPGLSGVIGWVAVASLMLYVAFFAIGLGPVFWLLISEIYPLRVRGTAMGVVTVVNWAANLLVALTFLQLIDVAGRPGTFWLYAALSIAALVFTYYLVPETKGRSLEEIEADLRGNAFGDASTGGAASGSASRDD, encoded by the coding sequence ATGTCAACGGAACACGGGGGCCAGTCGACTTCGGGGCCGAACCGCCGGTTCGTCTTCGTGGCTGCTGGACTCGCGGCACTCAACGGACTACTGTTCGGCTTCGACACAGGGGTCATCTCGGGGGCGTTCCTCTACATCAAAGACGCGTTCGTCATGTCCTCGTTCGTAGAGAGCGTGGTCGTGAGCGGCGCACTCGTCGGCGCGGTCATCGGTGCGGCCGTCGGTGGTCGCCTCGCAGACCGCATCGGTCGCCGGTTGCTCATCATCGTCGGGGCGGTGGTGTTCTTCCTCGGGTCGTTCATCATGGCCGTCGCGCCGACCGTCGAAATCCTCATCGCCGGGCGCATCATCGACGGCATCGCGATTGGCTTCGCGTCGATGGTCGGCCCGCTCTACATCGCCGAAATCTCCCCGCCGAAGATTCGCGGGTCGCTCGTCTCGCTCAACCAACTCGCCATCACGACCGGGATTCTCGTCTCGTACTTCGTGAACTACGCCTTCACCGACGGCCCGATTCTCGCGCTCGCCCAGGACGTCCTCGGTGCGGCGGGCTGGCGCTGGATGCTCGGGGCCGGGATGGTCCCCGCTGTGGTCCTCGGCGTCGCCATGATGTGGATGCCGGAGAGTCCGCGGTGGCTCGTAGAGGAGGGCCGCGAACGCGAAGCGAAATCCGTCCTTGCGCGGACCCGCGGCGACGAAAACGTCGAGGCGGAACTCGAACAGATTCAGGAGACGGCGCGAAAACAGGCCAGCACCGGCCTCTCGGACCTCGTGGAGCCGTGGATTCGCCCGGCGCTCGTCGTCGGCATCGGTCTCGCCGCTTTCCAGCAGGTGACCGGCATCAACACGGTCATCTACTACGCGCCGACCATCCTCGAATCGACCGGCTTCGACAGTTCCGCGTCCATCCTCGCGACGGTCGGCATCGGCGTCGTGAACGTCGTGATGACCATCGTGGCGGTCCTGCTGATGGACCGCGCGGGTCGTCGGCCGCTCCTCCTCGTGGGCCTCGGCGGGATGACGCTCACGCTCGCCGGCCTCGGCCTCGCCTTCTTCTTGCCGGGGCTGTCCGGCGTCATCGGCTGGGTCGCCGTCGCCAGCCTGATGCTGTACGTAGCCTTCTTCGCCATCGGTCTCGGGCCGGTGTTCTGGCTGCTCATCTCCGAAATATACCCGCTTCGCGTGCGCGGGACGGCGATGGGCGTCGTCACCGTGGTCAACTGGGCGGCGAACCTGCTCGTCGCGCTCACGTTCCTCCAGCTCATCGACGTCGCCGGTCGTCCCGGCACGTTCTGGCTGTACGCCGCACTGAGCATCGCCGCCCTCGTGTTCACCTACTATCTCGTTCCCGAGACGAAGGGGCGTTCGCTCGAAGAAATCGAGGCCGATCTTCGCGGAAACGCCTTCGGTGACGCCTCCACGGGCGGCGCGGCGAGCGGGTCCGCGTCGCGAGACGACTGA